A stretch of the Mesorhizobium sp. Pch-S genome encodes the following:
- a CDS encoding response regulator transcription factor gives MRGDRVILADDHPLFREGIRRLLQRVVPQAEIIEADDLVQMLQLARRGEPPSTFIIDLIFAGKSVEPDLPALRREFPRSSIIFVSMVQDRAIAERIMGKGADGFICKSLRPLQIMAGIAAVRDGERIILIEPDAKDMPEPKDDLSALTFRQREVLRLLSAGRTNKEIGQALHISPYTVRAHVSALLKTLGVSSRTAAVSKAKSSGLI, from the coding sequence TTGCGAGGCGATCGAGTCATACTCGCCGATGATCATCCGCTCTTTCGGGAGGGCATACGCCGGCTGTTGCAAAGAGTGGTGCCGCAAGCCGAAATAATCGAAGCCGACGATCTTGTTCAGATGCTTCAGCTTGCCCGCAGGGGAGAGCCGCCGAGCACCTTCATCATCGACCTCATCTTTGCGGGGAAAAGCGTCGAGCCGGACCTTCCGGCGCTGCGGCGGGAGTTCCCGCGGTCTTCGATCATCTTTGTCTCGATGGTCCAGGACCGCGCCATCGCTGAACGGATCATGGGCAAGGGCGCGGATGGATTTATCTGCAAGAGCCTGAGGCCGCTGCAGATCATGGCCGGTATCGCAGCGGTACGCGACGGCGAGAGGATCATCTTGATCGAACCCGACGCCAAGGACATGCCGGAGCCGAAGGATGATCTTTCAGCGCTGACATTCAGGCAGCGCGAAGTGCTGCGGCTGCTCTCTGCCGGCCGAACCAACAAGGAGATCGGTCAGGCGCTCCACATTTCGCCCTATACCGTGCGTGCCCATGTTTCCGCTTTGCTCAAGACCCTCGGCGTGTCCTCGCGGACGGCAGCGGTGTCGAAGGCCAAGTCGTCAGGGCTGATCTGA
- a CDS encoding YggT family protein, with protein sequence MIALIQTVVLALDLYWWIIIASAIFSWLFAFNVVNPRNQVVNTIGNALYRLTEPALRPIRRILPDLGGIDISPIILLLILFFLRQFILTTIAPALV encoded by the coding sequence ATGATCGCCCTCATTCAAACCGTCGTTCTGGCGCTTGACCTCTACTGGTGGATCATCATCGCCTCGGCCATCTTTTCGTGGCTCTTCGCTTTCAACGTCGTCAATCCGCGCAACCAAGTGGTCAACACGATCGGCAACGCGCTTTATCGGCTGACCGAACCGGCCCTGCGCCCCATTCGCCGTATCCTGCCGGACCTGGGCGGAATCGACATTTCGCCGATCATCCTTCTGCTGATTCTGTTCTTCCTGCGCCAGTTCATCCTGACGACCATAGCTCCTGCGCTCGTCTAG
- the ppa gene encoding inorganic diphosphatase — translation MRIEAISIGKNPPEDVNVIIEVAVGGEPIKYEMDKEAGTLFVDRFLYTPMRYPGNYGFVPHTLSGDGDPIDVLVCNTRELVPGCVINVRPIGVLIMEDNAGQDEKVIAVPSSHITKRYEKVFDYTDMPEITLKQIEHFFEHYKDLEPGKWVKIGGWHDAAYAKKMIVEAIERAKAAKK, via the coding sequence ATGCGCATCGAGGCGATATCGATCGGCAAGAATCCGCCGGAAGACGTCAACGTCATCATCGAGGTAGCGGTCGGTGGCGAGCCGATCAAATACGAGATGGACAAGGAAGCCGGCACGCTGTTTGTCGACCGCTTCCTCTACACACCGATGCGCTATCCCGGCAATTACGGCTTCGTGCCGCACACGCTCTCCGGCGACGGCGACCCGATCGACGTGCTGGTCTGCAACACGCGCGAGCTGGTGCCAGGCTGCGTCATCAACGTGCGCCCGATCGGCGTCCTGATCATGGAAGACAACGCCGGCCAGGACGAGAAGGTGATCGCGGTACCGTCGTCGCACATCACCAAGCGCTACGAGAAGGTGTTCGACTACACCGATATGCCGGAGATCACCCTCAAGCAGATCGAGCACTTCTTCGAGCACTACAAGGATCTCGAACCCGGCAAGTGGGTGAAGATCGGCGGCTGGCACGATGCGGCCTATGCCAAGAAGATGATCGTCGAAGCCATCGAACGCGCCAAGGCAGCCAAGAAGTAG
- a CDS encoding GNAT family N-acetyltransferase — MNTLTIDIRRAEPQDAAAIADVHLEAWRGAYSGIIPHKTLTAMINRRGSDWWSNAIRRAATVLVVEIGGTIAGYATVGRNRARELRQQGEIYELYLRPEYQGIGLGRRLFSAARRKLADHGLNGLVVWALEDNQNALAFYSGEGGRDIAEGVEIFEQKALKKVAFVWD; from the coding sequence ATGAACACGTTGACCATCGACATCCGCAGGGCCGAGCCGCAAGACGCGGCCGCGATTGCCGACGTGCATCTCGAGGCCTGGCGAGGCGCCTATAGCGGTATCATCCCGCACAAGACGCTGACGGCGATGATCAATCGCCGCGGTTCAGACTGGTGGTCGAACGCCATCCGCCGGGCTGCCACCGTGCTGGTCGTGGAAATCGGCGGGACGATCGCTGGCTATGCGACCGTCGGCCGCAATCGTGCCCGCGAACTGCGCCAGCAGGGCGAGATCTACGAACTTTACCTGCGCCCGGAATACCAGGGCATCGGCCTTGGCCGCAGGCTGTTCTCGGCCGCACGCCGCAAGCTTGCCGATCATGGCCTGAACGGCCTCGTCGTCTGGGCGCTGGAAGATAACCAGAATGCGCTCGCCTTCTATAGCGGCGAAGGTGGCCGCGATATCGCCGAAGGTGTCGAGATCTTCGAACAGAAGGCGCTGAAGAAAGTCGCTTTCGTCTGGGATTGA
- a CDS encoding TPM domain-containing protein, protein MATRSPTQALTHADHERIAQAIRATEQTTSGEIYCVVARSSDGYFFQAAFTAALALFAVSIAFGYVLEALWLSVRLPHFLIVQAVAAISLFVLLWLVPSLRIHFVPRRQRYKAAHANAVKQFLARNVHRTAARTGVLIFVSIAERYAEVVADSGIDAKVGQHVWDGVVRDLTAHAGDDRLADGFVNAIGAVGSVLAEHFPVGPGDVNELDDHLVEI, encoded by the coding sequence ATGGCGACACGTTCTCCAACCCAGGCCCTCACCCACGCCGACCATGAGCGTATCGCGCAGGCGATCCGCGCTACGGAGCAAACGACAAGCGGCGAGATCTACTGCGTGGTGGCACGCTCGAGCGACGGATATTTCTTCCAGGCGGCCTTCACCGCAGCACTTGCCTTGTTCGCCGTCAGCATCGCTTTCGGCTACGTGCTGGAAGCCTTGTGGCTGAGCGTACGCCTGCCGCATTTCCTCATCGTGCAGGCAGTGGCCGCTATCAGCCTGTTTGTGCTTCTGTGGTTGGTGCCGAGCCTGCGCATCCATTTCGTGCCTCGCCGGCAACGCTACAAGGCAGCGCATGCCAATGCGGTCAAGCAGTTCCTGGCGCGCAACGTACATCGCACCGCTGCGCGAACCGGCGTGTTGATCTTCGTCTCGATCGCCGAACGTTATGCCGAAGTGGTCGCCGACAGCGGCATCGACGCCAAAGTCGGCCAGCACGTCTGGGACGGTGTGGTGCGCGACCTGACCGCCCATGCCGGCGATGATCGCCTGGCCGACGGTTTCGTGAATGCCATCGGCGCAGTTGGCTCCGTACTGGCGGAACATTTCCCGGTCGGCCCCGGCGACGTCAACGAACTCGACGACCATCTGGTCGAGATTTAA
- a CDS encoding YgcG family protein, translated as MFFAMLLAGMALADDMPALTGRIVDNAGMLDPAAKAALEQKLADFEKKGSDQIVVATIDSLGGEEIEPYANRLFRAWKLGQASDNNGVLLLVAKNDRKMRIEVGYGLEGTLTDLHTKLIIENDMVPAFRGGDFAGGITKAVDDMIMVLEGNPEELEARGKRHQQDSFSEYDAEQVMFALFITIWAVLFFGGLAIAILPPIFGTKIGPGRYRWLGMTFDTNRRSSNNSGGGWSSGGGGWSGGGGGWSSGGGGGGFSGGGGSSGGGGSSGSW; from the coding sequence ATGTTCTTCGCCATGCTGCTTGCCGGCATGGCGTTGGCCGACGATATGCCGGCCTTGACCGGACGTATCGTCGACAATGCCGGCATGCTTGACCCGGCGGCGAAGGCAGCCCTCGAGCAGAAGCTGGCCGACTTCGAAAAGAAGGGCTCCGACCAGATCGTCGTCGCCACCATCGACAGCCTCGGCGGCGAGGAGATAGAGCCCTATGCCAACCGGCTGTTCCGCGCCTGGAAGCTCGGCCAGGCCAGCGACAACAACGGCGTCCTGCTGCTCGTTGCCAAGAACGACCGCAAGATGCGCATCGAGGTCGGTTACGGCCTCGAAGGCACGCTGACCGACCTGCATACCAAGCTGATCATCGAAAACGACATGGTGCCGGCCTTCCGTGGCGGCGACTTTGCCGGCGGCATCACCAAGGCCGTCGACGACATGATCATGGTGCTGGAGGGCAATCCGGAAGAGCTTGAGGCGCGCGGCAAGCGCCACCAGCAGGACAGTTTCAGCGAATACGACGCCGAACAGGTGATGTTTGCGCTGTTCATCACCATCTGGGCGGTCCTGTTCTTCGGCGGCCTTGCCATCGCGATCCTGCCGCCGATTTTTGGCACCAAGATCGGCCCTGGTCGTTACCGCTGGCTGGGAATGACCTTCGACACCAACAGGCGTTCCTCCAACAACAGCGGTGGTGGCTGGTCGTCCGGTGGTGGCGGCTGGTCGGGCGGTGGCGGTGGATGGTCTTCCGGCGGTGGTGGCGGCGGTTTTTCCGGTGGCGGCGGTTCGTCCGGCGGCGGCGGATCTTCGGGGAGTTGGTGA
- a CDS encoding LemA family protein produces MYAQRLSSLPRNLPAFLLMALLLPLLSACGYNTIPTAEENAKAAWSEVLNQYQRRADLIPNLVETVKGYAAHEKDTLDAVVEARSKATQVTVTPETLKDPEAFKRFQDSQSGLTSALSRLLAITENYPDLKANQNFIALQAQLEGTENRIAVARRDYIQAVKDYNLTLKTFPSVLWATFWFRSNEPFQNFTISEDKMQTPKVDFGTSKPAGQGG; encoded by the coding sequence ATGTACGCACAGCGCCTGTCTTCGCTTCCCCGCAACCTGCCGGCTTTCCTTTTGATGGCGCTTTTGCTGCCGCTTCTGTCGGCCTGCGGCTACAACACCATTCCGACAGCGGAAGAAAACGCCAAGGCGGCCTGGAGCGAGGTGTTGAACCAGTATCAGCGCCGCGCCGACCTGATCCCGAACCTCGTGGAAACGGTGAAAGGCTACGCAGCCCACGAAAAGGACACGCTGGATGCCGTCGTCGAGGCGCGTTCCAAGGCCACACAGGTCACGGTGACACCCGAAACCCTCAAGGACCCCGAAGCCTTCAAGAGGTTCCAGGACAGCCAGTCGGGCCTGACCAGCGCGCTGTCGCGCCTGCTTGCCATCACCGAAAACTACCCCGACCTCAAGGCCAACCAGAATTTCATCGCGCTTCAAGCCCAGCTCGAAGGCACCGAAAACCGCATCGCCGTGGCCCGCCGCGATTACATCCAGGCGGTCAAGGACTACAATCTGACGCTCAAGACCTTCCCGTCCGTGCTGTGGGCAACGTTCTGGTTCCGCTCCAACGAGCCTTTCCAGAATTTCACCATCAGCGAGGACAAGATGCAGACGCCGAAGGTCGATTTCGGCACCAGCAAACCCGCGGGACAGGGTGGCTGA
- the pdxY gene encoding pyridoxal kinase PdxY: protein MNTSQAEAPRAVIVVSSHVARGSVGNRAAVFALETLGFPVWAVPTVILPWHPGHGRATRIVPPAEQFAALMADLARAPWLGEVGAVLSGYLGEASQADAIADLVGAVKARNPGALYVCDPVMGDSGGLYVPEATAGALRDRLMPLADIATPNRYELAWMAGADLPDLKSTTAAALDAGPATMLVTSAPAMMSGSTGNLLLDSSQVLLAEHRLIDRPPNGLGDLTGAVFLARTLSGQPAAKALQSTTAAVYEILARTAKRGGDELQLETDAQSLSQPMAMVQMRHLTHPGRGRTA, encoded by the coding sequence ATGAACACCAGTCAGGCCGAAGCGCCCCGCGCCGTCATCGTCGTGTCCAGCCATGTTGCGCGGGGGTCCGTGGGCAATCGCGCCGCTGTCTTCGCGCTGGAGACGCTGGGTTTCCCGGTGTGGGCGGTACCAACCGTCATTCTGCCCTGGCATCCCGGTCATGGTCGGGCGACAAGGATCGTTCCGCCTGCGGAACAGTTTGCGGCGCTGATGGCCGATCTGGCGCGCGCACCCTGGCTCGGCGAGGTCGGCGCCGTCCTTTCCGGCTATCTTGGCGAGGCGAGCCAGGCCGACGCCATCGCCGATCTGGTCGGTGCGGTAAAGGCCAGGAATCCAGGCGCGCTTTACGTCTGCGATCCGGTGATGGGCGATTCGGGCGGGCTCTATGTGCCCGAGGCAACCGCCGGGGCCCTGCGCGACCGGCTGATGCCGTTGGCCGATATCGCCACGCCGAACCGCTATGAACTCGCCTGGATGGCGGGGGCCGATCTGCCGGACCTGAAATCGACCACCGCGGCGGCGCTGGATGCCGGTCCGGCAACCATGTTGGTGACGTCGGCGCCGGCGATGATGTCGGGAAGCACCGGCAATCTCCTGCTCGATTCCAGCCAGGTTCTGCTGGCTGAGCATCGCCTGATCGACCGGCCGCCGAACGGCCTCGGCGATCTCACCGGCGCTGTCTTCCTGGCGCGTACACTTTCCGGCCAGCCAGCCGCCAAGGCGCTGCAATCAACGACGGCTGCCGTTTACGAGATCCTGGCGCGTACGGCCAAACGCGGTGGTGACGAGCTGCAGCTGGAAACCGATGCGCAGAGCCTGTCGCAGCCCATGGCCATGGTGCAGATGCGCCATCTCACACATCCGGGACGAGGCCGCACCGCATGA
- a CDS encoding DUF429 domain-containing protein, whose product MTGNPANVTVAGVDGCKAGWIAMRQDPGGSPIVGVYLGFDDLLTALPSDAIVAVDMPIGLPEVSGKGGRGPEALVRPLLGQRQSSVFAIPSRAAVYADTTSFSTVDAWYEAHRRASAVAAATSNPPRGVSIQAFGILGKIREIDGLLTARPDLRARVFESHPEVAFWRLNDGRAMTLPKKIKGTVNPAGMEERRALLARHGYERAFLDQAPPKGAAADDFLDAAAMLLVAGRIARGEAASYPNPPGVDDRGIPVAIHV is encoded by the coding sequence ATGACCGGAAACCCGGCCAACGTAACCGTGGCCGGGGTCGATGGCTGCAAGGCTGGCTGGATTGCGATGCGGCAGGATCCTGGCGGATCACCGATCGTCGGTGTCTATCTTGGCTTCGACGATCTCCTGACGGCCCTACCGTCCGATGCGATCGTGGCTGTCGACATGCCGATCGGTCTGCCCGAGGTTTCGGGCAAAGGCGGGCGCGGGCCCGAAGCACTGGTGCGCCCCTTGCTTGGCCAACGACAATCCAGCGTCTTCGCTATTCCGTCGCGGGCAGCAGTCTATGCCGATACCACAAGCTTCAGTACGGTCGATGCCTGGTATGAGGCGCATCGGCGCGCCAGCGCCGTCGCGGCGGCGACGTCCAATCCGCCGCGGGGCGTCTCGATCCAGGCCTTCGGCATCCTCGGCAAGATCCGCGAGATCGACGGGCTTTTGACGGCGCGGCCGGATCTACGAGCGCGCGTTTTCGAGTCTCATCCCGAGGTGGCATTCTGGCGGCTCAATGACGGCCGTGCGATGACCCTGCCCAAGAAGATCAAAGGCACGGTCAATCCAGCCGGCATGGAAGAGCGGCGGGCTTTGCTCGCCCGTCACGGCTATGAGCGCGCCTTTCTTGATCAGGCGCCGCCGAAAGGTGCCGCGGCGGACGATTTTCTCGACGCCGCTGCCATGTTGCTGGTTGCAGGCCGGATCGCGCGGGGCGAAGCCGCCTCCTATCCGAATCCGCCGGGGGTCGATGACAGGGGAATCCCTGTCGCTATCCATGTTTGA
- a CDS encoding carbonic anhydrase: MPHLPEHLIAGYRNFINGRYVAEADHYRSLAREGQAPETMIVACCDSRAAPEVIFNAGPGELFVLRNVANLVPPYAPDGEYHSTSAALEFAVQSLKVKNIVVMGHGRCGGIRAALDTTSAPLSPGDFIGKWMSLIAPAAEAVSASTMMTTGERQTALERISIRYSIANLRTFPCVKILEGKGKLTLHGAWFDISTGELWAMNNETGDFERPDIG; encoded by the coding sequence ATGCCGCATCTCCCAGAACATCTCATTGCCGGTTATCGCAACTTCATCAACGGCCGCTATGTGGCCGAGGCTGATCACTACAGGTCGCTCGCACGCGAAGGCCAGGCGCCGGAGACAATGATCGTGGCCTGCTGCGATTCTCGTGCCGCACCCGAGGTGATCTTCAATGCCGGCCCGGGCGAACTGTTCGTGCTGCGCAACGTCGCCAATCTGGTGCCACCCTATGCACCGGATGGCGAGTACCATTCGACTTCGGCCGCGCTCGAGTTCGCGGTGCAGAGCCTGAAGGTCAAGAACATCGTCGTCATGGGGCACGGCCGCTGCGGCGGCATCCGTGCCGCACTCGACACGACGTCCGCTCCGCTGTCGCCGGGCGATTTCATCGGCAAGTGGATGAGCCTGATCGCGCCTGCTGCCGAAGCTGTTTCGGCCTCGACCATGATGACGACCGGCGAACGGCAGACGGCGCTGGAGCGCATCTCCATCCGCTACTCCATTGCCAATTTGCGCACCTTTCCCTGCGTCAAGATTCTGGAAGGCAAGGGCAAGCTGACCCTGCATGGCGCCTGGTTCGATATCTCGACCGGCGAATTGTGGGCGATGAACAACGAAACCGGCGATTTCGAACGGCCCGATATCGGTTGA
- a CDS encoding nuclear transport factor 2 family protein gives MLGSARADDNAVIGRWYSALLVADRGQLADMLADDARIRLQDVDTEQNKQQFLASMDEWQGAVSGANIRHRIESAENGLITVVVCYDFPGNDLLTREVFALTDERITASSQATIAENCDGF, from the coding sequence ATGCTGGGTTCAGCACGGGCTGACGACAACGCCGTGATCGGCCGCTGGTATTCCGCGCTGCTGGTTGCAGACCGTGGCCAGCTCGCGGACATGCTGGCCGATGATGCCCGCATCCGATTGCAGGATGTCGATACCGAGCAGAACAAGCAGCAGTTCCTCGCTTCGATGGACGAATGGCAGGGCGCGGTGTCAGGTGCAAATATTCGGCATCGCATCGAAAGCGCCGAAAACGGGCTGATCACCGTCGTCGTCTGCTACGACTTTCCCGGCAATGATCTTCTGACAAGAGAGGTTTTCGCACTGACCGACGAACGCATCACCGCATCCTCGCAAGCGACCATTGCGGAAAATTGCGACGGCTTCTGA
- a CDS encoding M3 family metallopeptidase, translating into MSASDLAAHALTNWQGPLGLPDFTRIGDEDFGPVFDAALKAHEAEIDAITANTEPATIENTLQALELAGEALDRISSIFWCRAGAHTNDTIQAMEREVAPKMSRHFSAISMNEKLFARIDDLYQRRDGLKLDAETLRVLERTWKGFVRSGAKLDTGGKKRLAAINEHLSSLGTSFGQNVLADEREWVLFLDEADLAGLPDFLRSAMAEAAETRGQKGRYAVTLSRSIYEPFTTFSERRDLREAAWRAFTRRGQNGGASDNTAVVRDMLSLRAEKAKLLGYDSFAALKLDDTMAKTPKAVHDLLDPVWEKALEKAAADQKELERLAVAAGSNEQFAAWDWRFYQEKLRAEKFAFDEAELKPYLQLDHVIAACFDVATKLFDLTFEEKKGIAGWHPDARVFVVRNADGSERALFLADYFARSSKRSGAWMSALQSGYKLGKGAKPIIYNIMNFAKPPVGEAALLSVDEAKTLFHEFGHALHGMLTDVTWPSVSGTSVSRDFVELPSQLYEHWLTVPAVLEKHALHVKTGKPMPKELLDKMLAARTFGAGFATVEFTASALVDMAYHARPDAPAEPLAFEMETLEKLAMPDTIAMRHRTPHFSHVFAGDGYSAGYYSYMWSEVLDADAFSAFEETGDPFNPALAKKLRDNIYAAGGSKDPEDLYTAFRGKMPTADAMMVKRGLA; encoded by the coding sequence ATGTCCGCATCCGATCTCGCCGCCCATGCCTTGACCAACTGGCAGGGTCCACTCGGTCTTCCCGATTTCACCAGGATCGGCGACGAAGACTTTGGGCCGGTGTTCGATGCAGCGCTGAAGGCGCATGAGGCCGAAATCGATGCCATTACCGCCAACACCGAACCGGCCACCATCGAAAACACGCTGCAGGCACTGGAGCTTGCCGGCGAAGCACTCGACCGCATCTCCTCGATCTTCTGGTGCCGGGCTGGCGCCCACACGAACGACACGATCCAGGCCATGGAGCGCGAGGTCGCGCCGAAGATGTCGCGGCATTTCTCGGCTATCTCGATGAACGAGAAGCTGTTTGCCCGCATCGACGATCTCTATCAGCGGCGCGATGGCCTGAAGCTCGATGCCGAGACATTGCGTGTGCTGGAAAGGACCTGGAAAGGGTTTGTCCGCTCTGGCGCCAAGCTTGATACCGGGGGCAAGAAGCGGCTTGCCGCAATCAACGAACACCTGTCTTCGCTTGGCACCAGCTTCGGCCAGAACGTGCTGGCAGACGAGCGTGAATGGGTACTGTTTCTCGACGAGGCCGACCTTGCCGGCCTTCCCGATTTCCTGAGAAGCGCGATGGCAGAGGCCGCCGAGACGCGTGGCCAGAAAGGCCGCTATGCGGTGACGCTGTCGCGGTCGATCTACGAACCCTTCACCACCTTCTCCGAACGTCGCGACCTGCGCGAAGCCGCATGGCGCGCCTTCACGCGGCGCGGCCAGAACGGTGGTGCCAGCGACAACACCGCCGTGGTGCGCGACATGCTCAGTCTGCGTGCCGAAAAGGCGAAGCTGCTGGGTTATGATTCCTTTGCCGCGCTGAAGCTCGATGACACCATGGCCAAGACACCGAAGGCCGTGCACGATCTGCTCGACCCGGTCTGGGAGAAGGCGCTGGAGAAAGCCGCAGCTGACCAGAAGGAACTGGAGCGGCTGGCTGTCGCCGCCGGCAGCAACGAGCAGTTCGCCGCCTGGGACTGGCGTTTCTATCAGGAGAAGCTGCGCGCCGAAAAATTTGCTTTCGACGAGGCCGAACTGAAGCCTTACCTGCAGCTCGACCATGTCATCGCCGCCTGCTTCGACGTAGCGACAAAACTGTTCGACCTCACCTTCGAAGAGAAGAAAGGCATTGCCGGCTGGCATCCGGATGCGCGCGTGTTCGTGGTGCGGAACGCCGACGGATCGGAGCGCGCCCTGTTCCTGGCCGACTATTTCGCCAGGTCTTCCAAGCGGTCTGGCGCCTGGATGAGTGCGCTGCAATCCGGCTACAAACTGGGCAAGGGCGCAAAGCCGATCATCTACAACATCATGAATTTCGCCAAGCCGCCGGTCGGCGAGGCCGCCTTGCTGTCAGTGGATGAGGCCAAGACCCTGTTCCATGAATTCGGCCACGCGCTGCATGGCATGCTGACCGATGTTACCTGGCCGTCGGTGTCGGGCACTTCTGTCAGCCGCGACTTTGTCGAGCTGCCTTCGCAGCTCTACGAACATTGGCTGACGGTGCCGGCGGTGCTGGAAAAACACGCGCTGCATGTGAAGACCGGCAAGCCGATGCCGAAAGAGCTGCTCGACAAGATGCTGGCGGCGCGCACCTTTGGCGCCGGCTTCGCCACGGTCGAATTCACCGCCTCGGCGCTGGTCGACATGGCCTATCATGCGCGGCCGGATGCGCCGGCCGAACCTTTGGCCTTCGAGATGGAAACGCTTGAGAAGCTGGCGATGCCGGACACGATCGCCATGCGCCATCGCACTCCGCATTTCAGCCACGTCTTCGCCGGTGACGGCTACTCGGCCGGCTACTACTCCTACATGTGGTCGGAGGTGCTCGATGCCGATGCCTTCTCGGCCTTCGAGGAAACCGGCGATCCGTTCAATCCGGCTCTGGCGAAGAAGCTGCGGGACAACATCTACGCGGCCGGCGGCTCGAAGGATCCGGAAGATCTCTACACCGCCTTCCGCGGCAAGATGCCGACGGCGGATGCCATGATGGTGAAGCGCGGCCTGGCCTGA
- a CDS encoding TetR/AcrR family transcriptional regulator encodes MPTDKNIESSVSRDAALPPAAEKILGVAHELFYREGIRAIGVDEIVKKAGVTKPSLYRSFSSKDELAASYLRKYDLEFWERFDEAVAAHPGDPRAQIIAFLTRVGKRSQKVGYRGCGMTNAAVEYPEPGHPARVVSEENKRELRRRLRAMAKGMGAADPGTLGDGLLLLIEGAYISSQIFGPGGPSQSVAKQADLLIGASLKS; translated from the coding sequence ATGCCCACTGACAAAAATATTGAATCCAGCGTTTCGCGGGACGCAGCCTTGCCGCCGGCCGCCGAGAAGATCCTTGGCGTCGCGCATGAGCTTTTCTACCGCGAAGGCATCAGGGCCATCGGCGTCGACGAAATTGTGAAAAAGGCAGGTGTCACCAAGCCGAGCCTCTATCGCTCCTTTTCATCCAAGGACGAGCTGGCCGCATCCTATCTGCGCAAATACGACCTCGAGTTCTGGGAGCGTTTCGACGAAGCGGTGGCAGCGCATCCGGGCGACCCACGCGCGCAGATCATCGCTTTCCTGACCCGCGTCGGCAAACGCTCGCAGAAAGTGGGCTATCGGGGCTGCGGCATGACCAATGCGGCGGTCGAATATCCCGAGCCCGGCCATCCGGCACGCGTGGTCAGCGAGGAGAACAAGCGCGAGCTGCGCCGCAGGCTGCGCGCCATGGCAAAGGGCATGGGTGCGGCCGACCCCGGCACGCTGGGTGACGGCCTGCTGCTGCTCATCGAAGGCGCCTACATCTCGAGCCAGATCTTCGGCCCGGGCGGTCCCTCGCAGTCGGTTGCCAAGCAGGCCGACCTCCTGATCGGCGCCAGCTTGAAAAGCTAG